One region of Hemiscyllium ocellatum isolate sHemOce1 chromosome 32, sHemOce1.pat.X.cur, whole genome shotgun sequence genomic DNA includes:
- the rdm1 gene encoding RAD52 motif-containing protein 1: MAAFGGSPAQAEIVDFKIPTANNKTLFVCNILPRESEAEIYDCIFRAFSDFGLLYSVRVCRNAAVAEPGYYAIVKFYSAFSAAKAQSDTNKKCLFQRIPLKVQMCTKRQSMKTSQENQLPLNSIKCQELANYYLGFNGWCSRIIALQNISNSDGCEENTQELVQLERKSIKYICMMEIKLINYGMCCKGIGIAEEFDQDVTDPLNFTLKVGRAQKAATQKALSDAFQKIFIVVLGNGKVSLQWSSEHNETDCFTEDELQTQLQVNDISRSQFEHEGQEEILSDLSFTTESMEGTET, encoded by the exons ATGGCTGCTTTTGGCGGGAGTCCTGCTCAGGCTGAAATTGTAGACTTTAAAATCCCGACTGCAAATAATAAAACTCTTTTTGTCTGTAACATTCTTCCCAGAGAGTCCGAGGCTGAAATTTAT GACTGCATTTTCAGAGCGTTTTCTGATTTTGGACTCCTGTACTCGGTGCGGGTTTGCAGGAATGCTGCTGTAGCTGAACCAGGTTATTATGCCATTGTCAAATTCTATTCAGCATTCAGTGCTGCCAAAGCGCAAAGTGACACAAATAAGAAGTGTTTATTCCAAAGAATTCCTTTGAAG GTTCAAATGTGCACAAAGCGACAGTCTATGAAAACTTCCCAAGAGAACCAACTTCCTCTAAATAGCATCAAATGCCAGGAATTGGCCAATTACTACCTTGGTTTTAATGGATGGTGCAGTCGCATAATTGCA CTCCAGAATATTTCTAATTCAGATGGATGTGAAGAAAATACCCAGGAACTAGTGCAGCTGGAGAGAAAAAGCATAAAGTATATTTGCATGATGGAAATAAAATTGATAAATTATGGCATGTGTTGTAAAGGTATTGGGATTGCTGAAGAATTTGACCAAGATGTAACAG ATCCACTCAATTTTACCTTGAAAGTTGGAAGGGCTCAAAAGGCTGCTACACAGAAAGCTTTATCAGATGCATTTCAGAAGATCTTCATTGTTGTCCTGG GGAATGGGAAGGTGTCTCTGCAATGGAGTTCAGAACACAATGAAACTGACTGTTTCACAGAGGATGAACTTCAAACACAACTGCAG GTAAATGACATTTCACGGAGTCAGTTTGAACATGAGGGACAAGAAGAAATTCTTTCTGATTTGAGTTTTACTACAGAAAGTATGGAAGGCACGGAGACGTGA